CACGTTCAGAATCAATCGCAAGTTCAAATTGTCGAGGCCAATTGAATGAAGCACGAGCGCTCGAAAGAGCGTTATCCCAGTCGTGGGGAGTGCCAGTGGCAATGTCTGCTGCATGCGCGGCAATGCGAGCGGCGATAATTCCTTCTCGAACATCGGATTCGTCTGGAAGGCCAAGATGTTCAGCTGGCGTTACATAACAGAGCATTGCCGCACCAGCCCGAGCAGCTTCAGTTCCACCAATAGCACTGGTGATATGATCGTATCCAGGGGCAATATCAGTCACAACGGGACCGAGGACATAATATGGCGCTCCGTCACATATCTCCTGTTGTCGTTTCACATCGTCTGCAATTTGATCAAACGTCATGTGCCCTGGTCCTTCAATCATGACTTGCACACCGTGCTCTTTCGCCCGCGTAGTTAGCTCGCCAAGAACGTCCAGTTCAGCATATTGAGCAGCGTCACCTGCATCTGCAATTGAACCGGGACGGAGTCCATCACCAAGACTGATTGTTACGTCGTGCTCACGAAGAATCTGGCAAATATCATCGTATGCAGTGTACAATGGGTTTTCTGCATCGTGTTCATCCATCCATGCTGCAAGAATCGATCCTCCACGCGACACAATTCCCGTAAGGCGGTCATCAGCATACGACAGGTGTTCCTTCAGAAGGCCAGCGTGGATCGTCATATAGTCGACACCTTGTCGAGCTTGTGATTCAATTTCAGTTAGCAACTGATTCTGTGTAAGTTCAGTATGACTATCAACGGTTGTTGCTGCAGCATAAATTGGAACAGTTCCAATTGGGATAGGACTACGGGCAATGTGATCCTTGCGAATCTTGTCAAGTGGCCCTTCCGTTGAAAGGTCCATTACGGTGTCTGCACCGTAGTCCAGTGCTGTTTGGAGTTTGTCTCGTTCAGCGCCCAGATCATCACTAAGAGAGCTAGTTCCAATATTGGCGTTCACTTTTGTTGAAAATTCTCGACCAATGACGATAGGATCAAGCGACTCATGGGATGGATTTGCTGGAATAACTGCATCTCCAGAGGCAACAGCCTCCCGAATTGTCTCGGACTCAACCTGTTCTCGGTCTGCAACACGTTCCATCGCAGCAGTAATAGTGCCAGATCTGGCGTGCTCTAGCTGCGTTTTCGACATTATATTAACTAGTAATAACACCCGCTAATAAAAATAACGGTTGAATATTCAACAAATTGAGTAAATACAATATAGGTGAAAGAACAACGACATGCATATCCAACCGGATGGGCTATTAATGAATGAATAATGGCTCGAAAAGATGATTATTACAATCGGGCAAAACAGGAAGGATATCGGGCCCGGTCAGCATACAAGCTAAAACAGATTGATTCAGAGGTGGGATTATTTGATGATGGAGCAGTAGTGGTTGATCTTGGGGCAGCACCTGGTGGATGGATGCAGGTTGCCGCTGAAAAAGTTGGAAAAACAGGAACAGTGGTTGGGGTTGATCGGCAACGAATTGATCCACTAGAAGACACAGAGGCAACAGTTGAGTTACTTCGCGGAGACATTACCGAAGAGGAGACACATGAGCGAATAACCAGTACAGTCGAATCTGTAACGGGTATTCAGCCAGAAGGAAAGCAAAATGGTCCTGTTGATGTAGTGTTGTCGGATATGGCACCGAATATGTCGGGAGATTATGATCTTGATCATGCCCGATCAGTCTACTTAGCAAAACAGGCAGCCAACGTTGGACAGGCTGTGCTACGGGCAGGAGGTGACCTCGTAATTAAGGTCTTCCAGGGCCGAGATCTTGACGATCTAGAAGCAGAACTTGAAGAGGATTTTGAATACGTTCGGCGATATACTCCAGAAGCGTCTCGTGATGAATCTTCTGAGATTTACCTTATCGCAAGGTCATTCCTAACAGCACCTGTTCGTCCGGGCGATGAACTAACAGTGGAAATCACAGATACTGGACAAGAAGGAGATGGAATCACGACAGTTGAGGGGTATACGCTCTTTGTGTCAGGTGCGAATGAAGGGGAGTCAATTGATGTTAGGGTCACTGACTGTAAAGCGAATTTTGGCTTTGCAGAGCGAATTTAGTAATAAAATGTTCACGAGGTTTGTGCATCTACGTTTCTAGCTCTGGAAGGATACGTAAGGACCCACAGTAGCCCAACTCCAATACTGTAGGCAATAATCAATGGAATTACCAAGAGCAGCATCGTGATGATGCTACCCGGCGTAAGGAGTGCTCCAAGGATGAGAAGACCGACGATAATCGGCCGCCACGTCTCATACATCCACTCAAAGCTGGCAATTCCTGTGTAATGGAAGATAAGAACAGAGACTGGAATAGCGAAAAACAGTCCAATACCGATCGTAAGGAAGAACACAAACCAAAGCAGATTACGGATTCTATATGAGATTACAACGCCTGACTCAAGAGCATCAGTAACTAGGTACGACACGGTTACAGGCGCAATATACACAAATCCAAGGACAGTACCTCCAAGGATAATACCAAGAAGCGTAGCACCCCAGACAAGGAAGCCGCGTCTGTCGCCTTCTGTGCTTACGAACCCACGATTCTGGATAGCAGGCCACGCATAATACAAGAGCAGTGGAAGTGTAGCGATGATTGCAAGAATTCCACTAAACTTAACGATAAAGATTAGGACTTCAACAGGGTGTAATGCAACGACATAATCGATTGAGGCGGTTGGAGCATCTCCTGCGCCAGGTTGAAATTGCTCTTCAGGGACTCGAGAGGTAAACTGAGACATAACATCGCCAATACCTCGGTAGTAGAAATACGAGAATGCCGCAAGAAAAACACCGAGGAATACTCCAAACAGGACAAACATCCGGGATCGAAGGCTGTTAGCAATAAACTGGATATCGTAAAGATATCCACCGATATCATCCTCTGTTGTCCGGTCTTCACTGAAGGCATCAACGACACCAGCAGCGGTATCCCGGAGTAGATCTTCATCTTCTTCTTCAGTTTCCTGGCCGTCACTTGTTGTAGTATCTTCCTCAGACTCTTGTTGAACCTCCTCCCAT
This portion of the Salinarchaeum sp. IM2453 genome encodes:
- a CDS encoding 23S rRNA (uridine(2552)-2'-O)-methyltransferase gives rise to the protein MARKDDYYNRAKQEGYRARSAYKLKQIDSEVGLFDDGAVVVDLGAAPGGWMQVAAEKVGKTGTVVGVDRQRIDPLEDTEATVELLRGDITEEETHERITSTVESVTGIQPEGKQNGPVDVVLSDMAPNMSGDYDLDHARSVYLAKQAANVGQAVLRAGGDLVIKVFQGRDLDDLEAELEEDFEYVRRYTPEASRDESSEIYLIARSFLTAPVRPGDELTVEITDTGQEGDGITTVEGYTLFVSGANEGESIDVRVTDCKANFGFAERI
- the thiC gene encoding phosphomethylpyrimidine synthase ThiC, with amino-acid sequence MSKTQLEHARSGTITAAMERVADREQVESETIREAVASGDAVIPANPSHESLDPIVIGREFSTKVNANIGTSSLSDDLGAERDKLQTALDYGADTVMDLSTEGPLDKIRKDHIARSPIPIGTVPIYAAATTVDSHTELTQNQLLTEIESQARQGVDYMTIHAGLLKEHLSYADDRLTGIVSRGGSILAAWMDEHDAENPLYTAYDDICQILREHDVTISLGDGLRPGSIADAGDAAQYAELDVLGELTTRAKEHGVQVMIEGPGHMTFDQIADDVKRQQEICDGAPYYVLGPVVTDIAPGYDHITSAIGGTEAARAGAAMLCYVTPAEHLGLPDESDVREGIIAARIAAHAADIATGTPHDWDNALSSARASFNWPRQFELAIDSERAHDGFKSDDSDDDQSESTQQRFCSMCGVEYCSMRIDQDRKDTTESDTSADITAIQDSDAPHQNLPDISEEIDFSSCPAHIP